A stretch of the Glycine soja cultivar W05 chromosome 13, ASM419377v2, whole genome shotgun sequence genome encodes the following:
- the LOC114382548 gene encoding serine carboxypeptidase-like 2 isoform X1 — MSLRYGSVVLVALVLLPHMASAASIVKNLPGYKGDLPFKLETGYIGVGEEEEVQIFHLFVESQRNPFIDPLLIWFVGGPGCSALSAFFFENGPLVMNENYNGNLPKLELNPYSWTHTLNMIYIDMPVGTGFSYSETQEGYYSSDILWVKHTYEFLQKWFIDHPKFSSNPFYIGGGSYSGMITGPLVQQVYEGYKARRKPLMNIKGYVLASPAVDGFREQNMKVLYAYQRSLIPEALYKSMKENCNGDYINIDPENTKCVSDYSVYVELVRYINEQQIMEPLCITTPGVNREILQEVQDPPTFWCRSYYHILVDTWANDENVRKALHVREGTKEEFLRCNRTMAYTTTRLNTVEFYRNLTNANLEALVYCADLDMNVPHLGTQYWINSFNTSIRDKWRAWFVDGQVAGYTEVHKTKEDHYLTYVIVKGAGHVAQTFKPKEVYHLINRWFSFSLI, encoded by the exons ATGAGTTTGAGATATGGCAGTGTGGTCTTGGTTGCTTTAGTGCTTCTGCCACACATGGCTTCTGCTGCTTCAATTGTGAAGAACCTACCGGGTTACAAGGGTGATCTTCCATTCAAACTTGAAACTGG GTACATAGGAgtgggagaagaagaagaggtgcaAATATTTCACTTATTTGTGGAGTCTCAGAGAAATCCATTCATTGATCCACTGTTAATTTGGTTTGTTGGAGGTCCTGGTTGCTCTGCCCTATCAGCGTTCTTTTTTGAAAATG GGCCTTTAGTAATGAATGAGAATTACAATGGAAACCTTCCAAAACTTGAGTTGAACCCATATTCATGGACACACACGTTGAATATGATATACATAGACATGCCAGTAGGCACAGGATTTTCATACTCAGAAACGCAAGAAGGCTATTACAGTAGTGACATACTCTGGGTGAAGCATACTTACGAATTTCTACAGAAG TGGTTTATTGATCATCCAAAGTTTAGCTCAAATCCTTTTTACATTGGTGGTGGCTCATATTCAGGAATGATCACTGGTCCTCTTGTTCAACAAGTATATGAAG GATACAAAGCAAGACGCAAGCCACTCATGAACATCAAA GGTTATGTACTCGCGAGCCCAGCTGTTGACGGGTTTCGAGAGCAGAACATGAAAGTTTTATATGCATACCAAAGGAGTCTTATACCAGAAGCGCTCTACAAG TCAATGAAAGAAAATTGTAACGGGGATTATATAAACATTGATCCAGAAAACACAAAGTGTGTCTCAGATTATAGTGTTTATGTTGAG CTTGTTCGTTACATAAACGAACAACAAATTATGGAACCTCTTTGTATTACTACGCCTGGCGTGAATCGAGAAATCCTACAAGAAGTTCAAGATCCTCCAACATTTTGGTGTAGA AGCTATTATCATATCCTTGTTGACACATGGGCAAATGATGAAAATGTGCGGAAGGCCCTTCATGTAAGAGAG GGAACTAAAGAGGAATTCCTGAGATGCAACAGAACCATGGCATACACCACAACTCGGCTAAACACAGTAGAATTTTATCGGAATCTCACTAATGCCAATCTCGAAGCTCTCGTTTACtg TGCTGATCTTGATATGAATGTACCACACCTGGGTACACAATATTGGATCAATTCATTCAACACGAGCATACGTGACAAATGGCGTGCATGGTTTGTTGACGGTCAAGTGGCTGG ATACACAGAAGTCCACAAAACGAAAGAAGACCACTACTTAACATATGTGATCGTGAAG GGCGCTGGACATGTGGCCCAGACATTTAAACCCAAGGAAGTTTATCATTTGATCAATAGAtggttttcattttctcttatttaa
- the LOC114382548 gene encoding serine carboxypeptidase-like 10 isoform X2 — translation MSLRYGSVVLVALVLLPHMASAASIVKNLPGYKGDLPFKLETGYIGVGEEEEVQIFHLFVESQRNPFIDPLLIWFVGGPGCSALSAFFFENGPLVMNENYNGNLPKLELNPYSWTHTLNMIYIDMPVGTGFSYSETQEGYYSSDILWVKHTYEFLQKWFIDHPKFSSNPFYIGGGSYSGMITGPLVQQVYEGYKARRKPLMNIKGYVLASPAVDGFREQNMKVLYAYQRSLIPEALYKSMKENCNGDYINIDPENTKCVSDYSVYVELVRYINEQQIMEPLCITTPGVNREILQEVQDPPTFWCRSYYHILVDTWANDENVRKALHVREGTKEEFLRCNRTMAYTTTRLNTVEFYRNLTNANLEALVY, via the exons ATGAGTTTGAGATATGGCAGTGTGGTCTTGGTTGCTTTAGTGCTTCTGCCACACATGGCTTCTGCTGCTTCAATTGTGAAGAACCTACCGGGTTACAAGGGTGATCTTCCATTCAAACTTGAAACTGG GTACATAGGAgtgggagaagaagaagaggtgcaAATATTTCACTTATTTGTGGAGTCTCAGAGAAATCCATTCATTGATCCACTGTTAATTTGGTTTGTTGGAGGTCCTGGTTGCTCTGCCCTATCAGCGTTCTTTTTTGAAAATG GGCCTTTAGTAATGAATGAGAATTACAATGGAAACCTTCCAAAACTTGAGTTGAACCCATATTCATGGACACACACGTTGAATATGATATACATAGACATGCCAGTAGGCACAGGATTTTCATACTCAGAAACGCAAGAAGGCTATTACAGTAGTGACATACTCTGGGTGAAGCATACTTACGAATTTCTACAGAAG TGGTTTATTGATCATCCAAAGTTTAGCTCAAATCCTTTTTACATTGGTGGTGGCTCATATTCAGGAATGATCACTGGTCCTCTTGTTCAACAAGTATATGAAG GATACAAAGCAAGACGCAAGCCACTCATGAACATCAAA GGTTATGTACTCGCGAGCCCAGCTGTTGACGGGTTTCGAGAGCAGAACATGAAAGTTTTATATGCATACCAAAGGAGTCTTATACCAGAAGCGCTCTACAAG TCAATGAAAGAAAATTGTAACGGGGATTATATAAACATTGATCCAGAAAACACAAAGTGTGTCTCAGATTATAGTGTTTATGTTGAG CTTGTTCGTTACATAAACGAACAACAAATTATGGAACCTCTTTGTATTACTACGCCTGGCGTGAATCGAGAAATCCTACAAGAAGTTCAAGATCCTCCAACATTTTGGTGTAGA AGCTATTATCATATCCTTGTTGACACATGGGCAAATGATGAAAATGTGCGGAAGGCCCTTCATGTAAGAGAG GGAACTAAAGAGGAATTCCTGAGATGCAACAGAACCATGGCATACACCACAACTCGGCTAAACACAGTAGAATTTTATCGGAATCTCACTAATGCCAATCTCGAAGCTCTCGTTTACtg A